From a region of the Zingiber officinale cultivar Zhangliang chromosome 4B, Zo_v1.1, whole genome shotgun sequence genome:
- the LOC121978233 gene encoding peroxidase 31-like: protein MRNKLALVVTMTAPVAASLAAALLLSLVYPAAAKLSTEYYQKTCPNAEQIISEVVTNKQISNPTTAAGTLRLFFHDCFVGGCDASMLISSNAFNRAERDADDNVSLPGDAFDTIIRAKTALELQCPGVVSCADVLALATRDLVLMLGGPFYAVHLGRKDALGSSATTVPGNLPRPNMTIDELIDVFAKKQMTVQDLVALSGAHTVGFSHCSEFASRIFSYKGSGGHDPTMSAQYAEALQKACANYQKDPTIAAFNDVMTPGKFDNMYYQNVLRGLGLLASDSSLAADKRTRPLVERYAANQTAFFDDFTHAMEKLSIVGVKIGRKGEVRRRCDEFNNLST, encoded by the coding sequence ATGAGGAACAAGCTCGCACTTGTTGTTACCATGACGGCCCCGGTGGCGGCATCCTTGGCCGCAGCTCTCCTCCTCTCCCTGGTGTACCCCGCCGCGGCTAAGCTCTCCACTGAGTACTACCAGAAGACGTGCCCCAATGCTGAGCAGATCATATCGGAGGTTGTGACCAACAAGCAGATCTCCAACCCCACCACAGCCGCTGGCACCCTCCGTCTCTTCTTCCACGACTGCTTCGTAGGCGGCTGCGACGCCTCCATGCTCATCTCCTCCAATGCCTTCAACCGTGCAGAGCGCGACGCCGACGACAACGTCTCCCTCCCGGGCGACGCCTTCGACACCATAATACGTGCCAAGACCGCGCTCGAGCTGCAGTGCCCCGGCGTTGTCTCTTGCGCCGATGTGCTCGCGCTCGCTACTCGCGACCTCGTCCTCATGCTTGGCGGACCGTTCTATGCAGTGCACCTCGGCCGTAAGGACGCGCTCGGCTCCTCCGCGACCACCGTCCCCGGTAATCTTCCCCGCCCCAACATGACCATCGACGAACTCATAGATGTCTTCGCCAAGAAGCAGATGACGGTGCAGGATTTAGTGGCGCTGTCCGGCGCCCACACCGTGGGCTTTTCCCACTGCAGCGAGTTCGCCTCCCGCATCTTCAGCTATAAGGGAAGTGGCGGCCACGACCCGACGATGAGCGCGCAGTACGCGGAGGCGCTGCAGAAAGCGTGCGCGAACTACCAGAAGGACCCAACAATTGCGGCGTTCAACGATGTGATGACGCCAGGGAAGTTCGACAACATGTACTACCAGAACGTGCTGCGGGGGCTGGGGTTGCTGGCCTCAGACTCGTCGCTGGCGGCGGACAAGCGAACGCGCCCGCTGGTGGAGCGTTATGCCGCCAACCAGACCGCCTTCTTCGATGACTTCACCCACGCCATGGAGAAGCTGAGCATCGTCGGTGTAAAGATCGGCAGAAAAGGAGAGGTCCGCCGCCGATGCGACGAGTTCAACAACCTCTCTACCTGA